One Longimicrobiaceae bacterium genomic window, GCAGGTCGGGCTGCACGCTCCCGCCCCAGCCGTGCACGACGCGCGGGGCCAGGTCCGCGCGCGCCAACACGAACGAGTCGGTCTCCTCCACCTCGTTCGGCATGGTGGTCAGCTCGGTGCGCACGATCACGGGCTCGCCCGCCAGCGTGGCGAAGCGGGTGCGGACGTTCAGCGCCGCCACCGTCTGCGCCCGCCCGTCCTTCACCAGCACGATCGTGAACGAATCGTCGCCCGCCGCGATCCGGTCCGTCCGCAGCGCCGACGGAGGGAGCACGGAGTATCGCGGCGCCTCGTTCTCCGCGGGCGGCTTGCAGGAGGAGAGCGCGGCAAGGGCGGCCAAGACGAGCGCGGAGCAGAGACGGCGGGGCATGGGCTGGCGGCGCGGGGGACGGGAGATGCGGACGCGGGAGCCGCATTCTATCCGCCGCGCCCACCCGGCTCAAGGCCCCGCACGGGTCACGGGAGATGCGCCTCTCCCGCCCACCGCGCTTGCGGCCTTCCCTGCGGCCGGAGACCTTGTCCGTGGATGGGTGACGGACGGCGGTGCGGACCGGGAGATCGGAGGCGCGGATGGAGGATGGACGCGAGGCGGAGCGGGCGCGGATCGTGTCCGCCACGGCGGAGTTCGTGCGGGGCCGCATGGAGGGCGAGGGCAGCGGGCACGACTGGTGGCACGTACACCGCGTGCGGACGATGGCGTTGCGCCTGGCCCGCGAGGAAGGCGCGGACCCGTATGTCGTGGACCTGGCCGCGCTGCTGCACGACGTGGCCGACCACAAGTTCCACGGCGGCGACGAGACGGCGGGCCCACGCGTCGCCGGCGAGTGGCTGGAGTCGCAGGGCGCCGGCGCGGAGACGGTGGAGCACGTCCGCGCCATCATCGCCGGGCTCAGCTTCAAGGGCGCCGGCGTGCCCACGCCCATGCCAACGCCGGAGGGCCGCGTGGTGCAGGACGCCGACCGGCTGGACGCCATCGGGGCGACCGGCATCGCGCGCGCGTTCGCCTACGGCGGCAGCCGCGGACGCCCCATGCACGATCCCGCCGCGACGCCGGAGATGCACGACAGCTTCGAGAGGTACAAGGCCGGCGGCGGGCCCACGACCAGCCACTTCCACGAGAAGCTGCTCCTGCTGCGCGACCGCATGAACACCGCCTCGGCGCGCCGCATCGCCGCGGGGCGCCACCGGTTCATGGAAGCGTTCCTGGAGCGCTTCCACCAGGAGTGGGACGGGGCCGACGTGCCCGGCGAGGAGGATTAGGCGGATGGAGAGAATCGAGCTCGGCGAGGGGGTGCACTACCTGCGCGCCGCCGTCAACTCGGGGCTGGTGGAGACGGAGAACGGCCTGCTGGTGGTAGACACCGGGCTGGACCGGGGCGCCGCGAACCGCATCGCCCGCGCGGCCGAGGAGATGGGGCGGCCCATCGTGGCGATCCTCAACACCCACGCGCACGCGGATCACCACGGCGGAAACGCCCAGCTCGTGCGCAAGCTGGGCGTGCCGGTGTACGCGCCGGCGGTGGAGGAAGC contains:
- a CDS encoding HD domain-containing protein, whose translation is MEDGREAERARIVSATAEFVRGRMEGEGSGHDWWHVHRVRTMALRLAREEGADPYVVDLAALLHDVADHKFHGGDETAGPRVAGEWLESQGAGAETVEHVRAIIAGLSFKGAGVPTPMPTPEGRVVQDADRLDAIGATGIARAFAYGGSRGRPMHDPAATPEMHDSFERYKAGGGPTTSHFHEKLLLLRDRMNTASARRIAAGRHRFMEAFLERFHQEWDGADVPGEED
- a CDS encoding MBL fold metallo-hydrolase, producing MERIELGEGVHYLRAAVNSGLVETENGLLVVDTGLDRGAANRIARAAEEMGRPIVAILNTHAHADHHGGNAQLVRKLGVPVYAPAVEEAVIRNPGYEPIYLFGGAEPVAALRNRFLQAEPSPVDHVVHPGETVAIDGREMEIVDLAGHSIAQIGVRTGGV